The following is a genomic window from Opitutus sp. GAS368.
GCATGGCAAAGCGACCGCCAGTAGCTGTTCTCCTCCACGAAGGTCGAAAGCCCGTAACCAATGGACTCGTGCCACGGCCCGAGGTGGCTCGGCATCTCGTCGTAGCGGCCGCAGCGGGCAAGCGCGCCAAAGCCCGTGTGCCACCAAAAGAAGGAGCCGGGCGCGAGTTTGGCGTCGGACGGGAAGCGCTTCATGATGATCGCGCGCTCCCGCTCGCCGGCCAGGCCGGCGACGATCGCCCAGGCATTGCCATACTGGCTGACTTCCGGACCGCCCGGGCGGTCAAAGTAAAGGCCCTCCGCTTCGGACCAGAAGCGCGCGTGCGCAGTGCGACGGAGCGCCGCCGCCTCGGTTGAAAGGGCGGCCGCTTCCGCGGGCCGACCCAGGCGGCCGATCATCCAGGCCGCCTCATCGAGCGCGTTGATGTATTGGGCGGCGTGCAGGCAGGTCGGGCCGTCGTCCGCTCCGGGCACGACCCCGCGCGGCCACCAGGCGCACCAATCGGTGATGTTCCAATAGGGCAGCTTGGCCGGCAGTCCGTCCGCGTCGGTGTGCCGGCGATACCAGTCGAGCACGGCGCGCACCCCCGGCAGGAGTTCCCGGACCGTCTGGGCGTCCCCCGAACACAGGAAGTAGTCCCGGATGTTCGTTATCCAGTGGATGCTCCACGCGGGAATGATCTGGACGAGCCGCGACGGATACCGCGCCTGGGTCAGTCCGTCGGAGAGCCGCGACCAATCGAAGTGATGGAGCGCCTGGCGGCTCAGCCGGCAATCGCCCGTCGTCATCATCGCGAGCTTCGAGGTGATCATGGTGTCGCCGGCATACTGCATCTGCTCGTAATGCGGGCAGTCCACGAAGGTTTCATGCGAACACAGGCGCATCGTGTGCAGACCGACCTGCCAGATCTTGTCGAGGCCGGGATCGGAAGACGCAAACGTCGCCGCGACCCGATAGGGGTAGGCCGTGAAGCGCTGCTGCACGGCGTGAATGGTCAGCGGCTCGGATCCCACCGTGAGCTGCAGGCCGACATAGCGGAACGCGCGCCAGTGCAACGGCTCGAAAATTTCCTTCCGACCGGATGGCTCCCAAATGTCGCACCAGCCCGTGACGCGGCCGCGGCGATCGAAGGTCCAGCCCGAGCTCTCGTCCGCAAAGTGCGAGGCCAGGTTGGCCAGCGGCTGCGGCCGGCCGAGCAGTTTCGCGCCGGGCGTATTCCACGGCAACCGCAGCGCTTCGGCGTAGGTGAGCTGCACCACGCTGCCGGCGCCACCGGCTGCGGTGATCACGGGAAAGGCGGTCGTGAGCACGCCCAAGTCCAGAACGAGATCGACCCTCTCCCCGGCCGCGAGCGTCAGCGGGGCACCGCCCGCGAGCATCGCGGCCCACTCCGACGACACCGCGCCGCCGCCACGGACGTATGCATCGGGGAACGCCGCCGGCGCCCCCTCTTCCATCATCGGGATCATGCGCGGGACCAGGCCGTAGGGGCTGGCCGGATCGCGCCGGTGCTCAAGGCGCTCGGCCTTGTAAAGCACGCAGGCCGCCGGCCAGCCAGAATCGTCGAACTCGACCGTGTGCCATCCCGCCGGCACCAGCCGGGACACGCGGTGCTCGAAGTAACCCAGATAGCCCTCGAAGGTGGTGTGCTCGTTTTGAAAACGGTGGCCGCGATCCACCGCCACACGCCAGTGGGCGTCGGTCCGCAAATCGACCAAGCTGGTGCCGGCCCGGTCCACCACGACCCCCTCCAGCACGAAGCCGCCGGCGTAAGTCATTACCGAACACGGCGCCCCGAGCAGCGCGGGGCGGTGGGCAACCCGCGACATATCCAGCACGATCGCCGCGAGCACGTTCCGGCCGGCACGCAGGTGGGGCGTCAGATCGAATGTATCGTAGAAGTGGTGGTTGACATCGCCCTTTGCCGGACCGCGCCCCAAGCAGACGCCGTTGCAGTAGAATACATACCGGCTGTCAGCCGAGAGGTGCACCGTAAGGGCCAAACCCGCCAGATCGGCCAGCTCGAAGGTGCGACGGAAATAGCGGACCTGATAGTGCGAAGGCGAACCCTCGCCCGCCTCCGGCGCCGCATGGGTGCCTTCGGCGGACCAAATCCAGGAAGCGCGCTGAACAAAAGGAAGGGGTAACATAACAGGAAAGTGGCTGGGGGCCGGGCGGGGTGACCCGGTTAAGGCCGTGGATCGGCTTAAAGCTTAAAAATTGGGCTGGCTTTCCCTTTTTTTTCAACATCTATTTTCATATCTTTTCATCTCAATCATGAAAACTGTTTCACCCCCGCCCCGCCTCTATTTCTGCGCCACCCTTTGGTCGTTGGTCGGCCACCCCAACGCGCGGCGCGAGTGGTCGCTGGCACGCAAGATGACCGCCATCCAGGCCGCCGGCTTTGATGGTGTGGCGGAAATGTTTCGTCCCGAGCTGGCGCCTCACTTGCAGCGCCTTGGCTTGGATATCTGCGGCCGCGTCTTTTCCCGGGACGGGCGCGATGTCGAGGGCCTGCTGAAGATCGAGGCGGCCGGTGGCGCCAAATACGTCAACTGCATGCTGGGAGCGCACGACACGACCCCGGCCGCGGCCACGCGGCTGATCATCAGGACCGTGCGCATCGCCCGGAAACTCGGCCTGTCCGCGCATCTCGAGAGCCACCGGGACACTTGCACGGAAACCCCGGAGAAACTCGCTGAAATCGCCCGTCTCTATAGGAGAAAGACGGGGACCCTGCTACCCGTGACCTGGGACCACTCCCATCCCGCGGTGATGAAGCACATGCTGCCGGAGGATTTCTCCCGCCGGCTGCTGGACCAACCCCGCCTGATCCAGCAATCCCGGCTGTTTCACTGCCGGCCGTTTGGCAGCCAGCACTGCCAGATCCCGGTAACCAACGGCCGAGGAAAGCTGACTCCCGAGTTTCGCGACTACCTGGCGTTTGCCGAAGACCTTTTCACCGTCTGGCTGCAAGGCCCGGCGCCCCGGGGCGAACTCTGGGTCTGCCCCGAACTGGGCACGACCGTGGGATATCACGTCAGCACCAATCCGCCGGTGTGGCCCGACACGATTCGCTGTCGCAAGGAACTGCTTGGCGCTTGGAGACGTGCCTTCCGACGCACGGCGTAAAAACTTAAAGTAAGTTTTTCGGCTGAAATCCCTTGACTCAGTCGGTAATTTTCATGCTTTTATCATGAAACGTTCTGAAAGGGAACCCCTATCCCATGTTGATTACAGAAATCGCCCACAAGGCACGTGTCTCTCCTGCAACCGTCTCACGAGCGATCAACCAACCTCAATTGGTCGCGCAAGACAGCCTGGCCCGTATCCGGGCGGTAATGCGGGAACACAACTACGTTCCGGCTCCGGTTAACCGCCGCCGCGGACCCAAGGTTCACCGGGCGGAGCAAAAGCGGATTGGGGTGTGGTTCGTCGGGGCCAAGGTCAACAATCCCAGCCTGAATTGGTTTCAGGACCAGTTGCTGCAGGTGCAGTCCGCCGATTCCAGCTATGGCGTCGACCTGCGCGTGCTCTTCTCCAGCCATCCCGGAGAGTTGCCCCGCAATATCGCGAACGAGCAACTTGATGGACTGATCGTCCAGGGCATGGAGCCGTCGCCCGAGTGCCTGGCCCAGCTGCGCGAGATCCCGCACGTCTGGTTCATGACCCGCCGGTCGGCCGCTTACCCGGGCGACTACGTCGAGCCCAACAATATCGAGAATGGCTGCATGGCGGCCGATTATCTTCATTCCCGCGGCCACAAGTCAGTCGCGGTCATCTCCACCGACCCGGACTACAGCGCCATTGTCCGCCGCAACGAGGCTTTCGTTGAGCGAGCCACCGCGCTCGGGCTCGCCGTGCATACGATTCTGGGCCAGGCCAAGCCCGGCGGCACGAGCTATCTGGAAATCGCACCGGTGCACAGCGAAAGCAGCATTCTCGTCCAACGCCTGCTGGAATGCACCCCCAAGGCCACCGGGCTCTATATTCCGGTGGATCATTTCTGCGGCTCCTTTTTCCGGGCCCTGCGGGAAACAGGCCAAAGGCCCGGCAAGGACTTTGAGGCCGTCCTGGGCAACTACAATCCGGTCATCTACCACAACCTCGACCACTCGCCCGCGGCGATCGACATCAACCTCCCCATGCTTGTCCGCAAGGTCGTGGATCACCTTCTCTGGCGCATCGACAATCCCCATGCGGCCGGACGCATCGGCATCATCGTCTCCCCGCGCTTGATCACCCCCGAAGCATCGGGCAGCCGCGCGCGGTAACCCGTGCCCGCCTCTTGCGGGGCCAATTTACCGGGACCTAATGCCGGTTAACGAAAACAAACCAATAGTATGATACCTACCAATACCCCCTCCACGCGCCGCGCCAGCAAGTTGCTGGCCGTCGGCTTGGCGGCGCTGGTGACGAGTTCCGCTGCGCTTGCGCAGTCGGCCGACTCCGATGCCCTCCGCCGCCTCCAAGATGAGAACGCTACCCTGCGGAAGCGTCTCGCCGAAATCGAGGCGCAGAGCCATCCGGCTGCCGCCGCCTCTGCCACCCCGACCTCTCCCGTGTCCGCCGCCACCAGTGCGGCCCGCCCCGCCACCGCTGCGGAGCCCCAGGACAAGGAGACCTACGCCCTCTCGCCCTTCGAGGTGAAAAGCGGCAACGACTACGGCTACCTGAAGACCAACGCCGCCACCGCGACGCGCATCGGCATGGCCATTCAGAATGTGCCGATGAACATCTCGGTCATGAGCGAGGATTTCCTCAAGGACACCGGCGTCCAGTCCATCACCGACATCCTCCGCTACACTTCCTCCGGCTCGCCCGACTCGCGCTTCGCGATGCGGGTGCCCGGCAACTCCGCGACCCCGCAGGGCAACTTCACCCTCCGTGGCTTCACGGTCAACTCCCTGCTCCGCGACGGCATCTTCCGCTACTCGGCCTACAACCTCGACAACGTGGACCGCGTCGAGATCGTGAAGGGACCGGCGGCCGTCTTCTTCGGCCAGGGCTATCCCGGCGGTGTCATCAACTACATCACCAAAAAGCCCTTGTTCGACAAGCCGATTGCCGCGATCAGCTATGCGGTCATGTCCAACGCCGGCCAGAAGGTCACGGTGGACTACAACGCCCCGATGGCGGAAAACGCCGCCTTCCGCGTGGTCGGCGCCTGGGCCGACCAAAAGGGATTCCGCACCGGCGAGTTCCACAAGAACTACAACTTCACGCCATCGCTCACCCTCAATCCGTTCAAGAGCGGCAAGCTGCATGTCAATCTCGAGCTCGAGCATCTGACCGAGTCCTACAATGCCAACGACTCCGCCTGGCTCTATCCGCAAGGCTGGTTCGATGCCTATAAGAATCCCTCCGCCGCCCTGATCGCCGCCGCCCCCGCCTCGGTTTCCGGCGCCGCCGATCCGATCGCGGCCTATCGCGCCCGCATCTTCAACAGCCTCGGCAACTACATGGCTGACGTGCGCAAGGCGGCGAACGATCCCGGCCTGCCGATCTACACCCAGTCCGTGGTCTCGCCCTATGCCTCCTACACGGACCTGAACGGCAATCGCGTCCAAGACAAGCACTTCAACTTCACGAATTCGGGCGCCTTCTCTTCGAACGAAGTGAACACCTTCACGGCCACGGTCGATTTCTCGCCCTTCAGCTGGCTGGATGCCCGCTATGTTTACACGAAGGACAACGATCGCTTTAACAACATCTTCGCGCAAAACGCTCCCAACGCCGACGGCATGACCTTCAACGCCGCCAGTGGCGGCGGCGGCAACGGCTATTACCGCCGGACGCAGGACCATCAGATCGACGTCATCGTCAAGGCCGACTTCCTCGGCATCAAGAACAAGTTCCTCTTCGGCGGCGTCTACAGCCAGCCCTTCCAGCAATACATGGCCTCGATTGGCGCGGTCTACTACGCGGTTCCCGGCTACAACTATCCGGCCAACAACCCCAACAACCTGCCGTCCCCCGGCAGCATGGTCCCGGTGCTGCAAGTGTTGAAGGACCGCAACGGCAACATCCTCACCGCCCAGCAGGTCTACTCGATGTGGGATCCCTCCGTCCAAATCCAGCCCCCCGTCTCCAAGATCTACAACATCAACCGCAACCTGCTCGACGGCTATCGCTCCACCAACACGGCGCTCTACCTCAACTGGCAGGGCACGGCGCTCAAGGATGACAAGCTCACCATGCTCGGCGGTTATCGCCGCGAGGGCAGCAAGGGTTTCGGCCAGAACCTGACCTCCAACGATCCCTGGTTCGTCGTCCCCAATACGGCTTACCTCGACCAGGCGAATTATCCTCCGGGCGTTTACAACTACTCGCCGAGCTACGCCGGCGACCCGCAGGGCTTCCGCACCGTCTACGGTGACTCCTGGATGGGCGGCGTCTCCTACGCCATCACCAAGGAAGTCTCGGTTTACGCCACGGTGTCCAAGACCTTCAAGCTGAACACCGGCTCCGCCGGCGGCTACGACACCCTGGGGATCAACAACCTGCTGAATGACGCCTTGACCAACAACGGCGGCAGCTTCAGCTACCGCGGCCAGACGATCACCAGCGTCGCCCAAGGTCTCGCCGCCATCGAGGCGGATGGCGCCAACAAGCCGCTGAACAACGAGTCCGGCAAGAACTTCGAGGTCGGCGTCAAGACCGCGCTGTGGAACAACCAGCTCGTCACCACGTTCTCGCTGTTTCGCGGCATCCGCCAGGACCAGAAGCTCGATGACAGCAATGCGCAGGCCAATGTCAACGAGCCGTTCAACTACAGCACCACGATGTTCGCCCCCACCTCGCCCTACTACAACACGCGCAACTTCCGCTGGCGCGCCGTGGGGGTGAAAAACCAGATCACCGGCACCGACTTCGACATCACCTGGACGCCTAATCGCAACTACCAGGCCGTGATCAACGGCGCCTACATGTGGCAGGCGGCGACGATCGACAACCCGCTCTACGCCCACCCGGGCTCGACGGCCTACAACAACGCCGCGGTGGCGACCCAGATCTTCGACTCGATGTATTACGGCAACCGCATCGAGAACGTGCCGGAATACCGGTTGAACGTCTTCAACAAGTATACCTTCACCACCGGCGCGGCGCGCGGCCTCAGCCTTGCGCTCGGCGCCCGCTACTCCTCGAAGACTGTCGTCAGCCGCAGCATCGACTGGAACCCCGACCGCGGCGGCTTCCAGGCCGGCAACTACTGCGTGTTCGACGGCAACATTTCCTACCCGTGGGAAGTGCTCGGCTACAGGATGGTCTCGTCCCTGGGCGTCACCAACCTGACCGACAAGGTCTACTACGAGGGCAACTATGCCCCCGCCGATCCGCGCAGCTGGACCCTGCGCACGAGCGTCAACTTCTAAGCCGTCCGCTCGTCAGCCTTCAAGGCGGAGGCCCCTACGGCCTCCGCCTTTTTAATATCCGCGACTCATCCGGCCATGTCACCCCTCCTCCGTTTCTGCTCCCTTTTCGGCCTCCTCGCCCTCCTCGGCGCCGCCCCGGCGGACGCCATCGCGGCCGCCCCGTCCGCCTCCCCGCTCGCCGGCTCATGGTCGATCGATCTCGCCCGCAGCACCGAACTCAGCCCTTGGAAAAGCTACGATCTCACCATCACCGTCGCCGGTGAATCGCTGACCATTCACCGCCACCTCGCCTGGGGCCGCCGGTCTTTCGACGACGAGATGACCGTCACAACCGGCACCACGGTCACCGTCCCCGTCCTCCTGTGGCCCGACAACCGCCACCTCGGCGCCTACATCAGCCCCGATCACACCAAGCGCGTCCGCGCCGAGTGGATCGACACCGGGCGCATTCTCCGCCTCAACACCGACCTCGTCCTCGTCACCCAGCAGGGGGCTCGCGCGGTCAACATTCTCAGCGACTACAAGGTTTCCGCCCACGGCACCTTGCTCACCCTCACCGAACTGCGCAGCACCCGCAACCGGCCCGTCGTCTACGTCTTCACCCGCGCCACCGCCGCCGCGAAATGAAACCCCTTCTCTCCGCCCTGCTCGTCTTCGGCGCCACCGCCGGCCTCGCCGCCGACTCCTCGCTCATCGAGCGCCTCGCCCCCAAGAAGGTCGCCCACGCCCCGGCCGCCGCGACTATCGTCCCGCTCTCCGAGAACTGGCGCATGGACGGCGATGTGCCGGTCCATGCCTTGCTCATCTCTCTCCAGGGTCTGGCCAACCGCGACTACCCCCGCCTCTACCTCGAGTATCCGAAAAGCTGGCAGTGGGAGATCGTCCGCCCGCTCGAGACCTTCCTCGAAAAGCGCCACGGGGTTAAGTTCGACCGCCTCGGCCTGGACGACGCTGACGACGCGCTCGGCCGCTTTGCCCAATACGCCAAGGGCGTCGTCGTCTGGGACAAGTCCGTTCGCTCCTCCCTCATCGTCGCTTTCACGATCGCCGGCGTCGAGGACCTCGTGACCGTCACCGAGGACCAGCTCCCGCTCGCCGCCAAGCACGGCCTGAAGCCCATCGTCGACCTCCGCGGCCGATTCACCGGGCAGACCGACGCGCAGATCTACCAATGGGCCTACGACCACTATTTCGAGCGCTGCTCGCGCGACTACTACGTCGTCATGGGCGGCCACGCGGGCCCCGAGATGCAGCCGGGCGTCGCCGACTTCGGCATCCGCCAGCGCGCGTTCTTCTCCGATCTCTCCTCCAACCCCAAGGACCCGGAGGAACTTGCCCTGCTCAACAAAATCCTCGGCCGCCAGAACATCCCGAGCGTCGTCCTCGGCTGGCATTCCTACGGCAAGGACACCGAGGGGTCGCACACTTCGCTCGTCGGCCGCTACGGCCTCATCATGGAGGGCCTGCACAACCTCCCCAACGTCTCCTTCACCTCGCAGATCCCGCTGACGCCCGACTTCAAGTTCACCAACAACCATCACGTGCAGCCGGCCGAGACGCGCCCGGCGGAGAAGAAGGTCTACGTCGCGGCCGTCGCCACCGACGCCATGGGCATCGGCGCCTGGACCAAACCCGGCCGCGGCCAGATCCCCTACACCTGGCAGGTGCTCATGAACTGGGCCTGGATGAATCCACCCGCCCTCCAGTATTTCTACGAGGACAAGTCCCCCAACGACTACTTTATCGGCGGCCTCTCCGGCCCCGGCTACATGTATCCCAAGGCCATCCCCGCCGGGAAATGGCCCGCACTCACCGCCGTCGGCCGCGACCTCATGAAGCGCCTCGATCTCCGCGTGCTCGAGATCATGGATTACTCCGAGGGCAACCGCCACCTCGGCAACACCGACCTGCCGAAGGAGGTCGTGGACCGCTACTACGCGCAATATCCCGACGCCATCGGCTTCATCAACGGCTACGGCACCGCCCGCACCTTCGACCTCCGCGACGGCCGTCCCCTTATCAGCTACGACTATTATCTCGACGTGCAGCGCCCCGTCGACGAAGCCGCCGCCGACCTCGAGGAACTCATCCAGCTCAACCCGCAGCGCCCCTACTTCCTCCTGCTCCACGTCCGCGAGTCCAACACCGTCGAGAAGGTCTCGCAGATTCTCGGCAGTCTCAGTGAACCGGTCGAGGTCGTCCCGCTCGACGTCTTCCTCAAGCTTGCCGCCAGCGCCAAGACCTACCGGACCAACTTCGAGCAGCCGACCGATCCGGTGGACCGGAATCCGTAAGGCAAAATCACGTCCATGCGCCTCAGTCACATTCTGGCCACGATCGCTCTCGTCCTCGCGGCCGAGTTTCCCGCCCTCGCGGCCGAACCGGCCCGGCGACCTCTCTCACATCGCGACTTTGACGGCTGGAGATCGATCACCAACGAGGCGATCTCTCGCGACGGCCGCTACCTCGCCTACGCCTATATGCCGCTTGAGGGGGACGGTGAGGTGATCGTGCGGGAACTCGCCACGGGCCGCGAGCAGCGGGTGCCGGCCGGCGCCCTGCCCGCGCCGCCGCTGAATGGATCTGAGGCGGATCCGGAGCGCCCGGCCCCGCGCCGAAGCGTATCGATCAGCCTCACCAGCGACAGCCGCTTCGCGATCGCCGGAGTCTTTCCGCCCCAAGCCGAGACGCTGGCGGCGAAACGGGCCGGGAAGAAGGCCGCCGAACTTCCATCCGAGAGCCTCGCCATCGTCACTTTGGCCACCGGCGAGGTCACGCACCTCGCCGGCGTGCAGAGCCATCAGATCCCAGCCAACGGCGGCGCCTGGCTGGCCTATCTCAGGACGGCCGCACCCGGTTCCGCTGTCGCCAACGGGCCCGCCAGCAAGCCTCAGGAGAGCAAGATCGGCGCCGAACTCGTGCTGCGTGATCTCGCGGCGGCCACCGAGCGCGTATTTCCCCACGTCACCGAGTATG
Proteins encoded in this region:
- a CDS encoding alpha-L-rhamnosidase C-terminal domain-containing protein, giving the protein MLPLPFVQRASWIWSAEGTHAAPEAGEGSPSHYQVRYFRRTFELADLAGLALTVHLSADSRYVFYCNGVCLGRGPAKGDVNHHFYDTFDLTPHLRAGRNVLAAIVLDMSRVAHRPALLGAPCSVMTYAGGFVLEGVVVDRAGTSLVDLRTDAHWRVAVDRGHRFQNEHTTFEGYLGYFEHRVSRLVPAGWHTVEFDDSGWPAACVLYKAERLEHRRDPASPYGLVPRMIPMMEEGAPAAFPDAYVRGGGAVSSEWAAMLAGGAPLTLAAGERVDLVLDLGVLTTAFPVITAAGGAGSVVQLTYAEALRLPWNTPGAKLLGRPQPLANLASHFADESSGWTFDRRGRVTGWCDIWEPSGRKEIFEPLHWRAFRYVGLQLTVGSEPLTIHAVQQRFTAYPYRVAATFASSDPGLDKIWQVGLHTMRLCSHETFVDCPHYEQMQYAGDTMITSKLAMMTTGDCRLSRQALHHFDWSRLSDGLTQARYPSRLVQIIPAWSIHWITNIRDYFLCSGDAQTVRELLPGVRAVLDWYRRHTDADGLPAKLPYWNITDWCAWWPRGVVPGADDGPTCLHAAQYINALDEAAWMIGRLGRPAEAAALSTEAAALRRTAHARFWSEAEGLYFDRPGGPEVSQYGNAWAIVAGLAGERERAIIMKRFPSDAKLAPGSFFWWHTGFGALARCGRYDEMPSHLGPWHESIGYGLSTFVEENSYWRSLCHAWSAHPVLEFQQRILGVVPTEPGFARITLAPHLCGLTSARGSVCTPRGLIEVAWQVEQETFTLEAKVPVGTPVSIILPDRSRHESAGGDIRLSVTLP
- a CDS encoding xylose isomerase, whose protein sequence is MKTVSPPPRLYFCATLWSLVGHPNARREWSLARKMTAIQAAGFDGVAEMFRPELAPHLQRLGLDICGRVFSRDGRDVEGLLKIEAAGGAKYVNCMLGAHDTTPAAATRLIIRTVRIARKLGLSAHLESHRDTCTETPEKLAEIARLYRRKTGTLLPVTWDHSHPAVMKHMLPEDFSRRLLDQPRLIQQSRLFHCRPFGSQHCQIPVTNGRGKLTPEFRDYLAFAEDLFTVWLQGPAPRGELWVCPELGTTVGYHVSTNPPVWPDTIRCRKELLGAWRRAFRRTA
- a CDS encoding substrate-binding domain-containing protein → MWFVGAKVNNPSLNWFQDQLLQVQSADSSYGVDLRVLFSSHPGELPRNIANEQLDGLIVQGMEPSPECLAQLREIPHVWFMTRRSAAYPGDYVEPNNIENGCMAADYLHSRGHKSVAVISTDPDYSAIVRRNEAFVERATALGLAVHTILGQAKPGGTSYLEIAPVHSESSILVQRLLECTPKATGLYIPVDHFCGSFFRALRETGQRPGKDFEAVLGNYNPVIYHNLDHSPAAIDINLPMLVRKVVDHLLWRIDNPHAAGRIGIIVSPRLITPEASGSRAR
- a CDS encoding TonB-dependent receptor plug domain-containing protein, which produces MIPTNTPSTRRASKLLAVGLAALVTSSAALAQSADSDALRRLQDENATLRKRLAEIEAQSHPAAAASATPTSPVSAATSAARPATAAEPQDKETYALSPFEVKSGNDYGYLKTNAATATRIGMAIQNVPMNISVMSEDFLKDTGVQSITDILRYTSSGSPDSRFAMRVPGNSATPQGNFTLRGFTVNSLLRDGIFRYSAYNLDNVDRVEIVKGPAAVFFGQGYPGGVINYITKKPLFDKPIAAISYAVMSNAGQKVTVDYNAPMAENAAFRVVGAWADQKGFRTGEFHKNYNFTPSLTLNPFKSGKLHVNLELEHLTESYNANDSAWLYPQGWFDAYKNPSAALIAAAPASVSGAADPIAAYRARIFNSLGNYMADVRKAANDPGLPIYTQSVVSPYASYTDLNGNRVQDKHFNFTNSGAFSSNEVNTFTATVDFSPFSWLDARYVYTKDNDRFNNIFAQNAPNADGMTFNAASGGGGNGYYRRTQDHQIDVIVKADFLGIKNKFLFGGVYSQPFQQYMASIGAVYYAVPGYNYPANNPNNLPSPGSMVPVLQVLKDRNGNILTAQQVYSMWDPSVQIQPPVSKIYNINRNLLDGYRSTNTALYLNWQGTALKDDKLTMLGGYRREGSKGFGQNLTSNDPWFVVPNTAYLDQANYPPGVYNYSPSYAGDPQGFRTVYGDSWMGGVSYAITKEVSVYATVSKTFKLNTGSAGGYDTLGINNLLNDALTNNGGSFSYRGQTITSVAQGLAAIEADGANKPLNNESGKNFEVGVKTALWNNQLVTTFSLFRGIRQDQKLDDSNAQANVNEPFNYSTTMFAPTSPYYNTRNFRWRAVGVKNQITGTDFDITWTPNRNYQAVINGAYMWQAATIDNPLYAHPGSTAYNNAAVATQIFDSMYYGNRIENVPEYRLNVFNKYTFTTGAARGLSLALGARYSSKTVVSRSIDWNPDRGGFQAGNYCVFDGNISYPWEVLGYRMVSSLGVTNLTDKVYYEGNYAPADPRSWTLRTSVNF
- a CDS encoding GxGYxYP domain-containing protein, with protein sequence MKPLLSALLVFGATAGLAADSSLIERLAPKKVAHAPAAATIVPLSENWRMDGDVPVHALLISLQGLANRDYPRLYLEYPKSWQWEIVRPLETFLEKRHGVKFDRLGLDDADDALGRFAQYAKGVVVWDKSVRSSLIVAFTIAGVEDLVTVTEDQLPLAAKHGLKPIVDLRGRFTGQTDAQIYQWAYDHYFERCSRDYYVVMGGHAGPEMQPGVADFGIRQRAFFSDLSSNPKDPEELALLNKILGRQNIPSVVLGWHSYGKDTEGSHTSLVGRYGLIMEGLHNLPNVSFTSQIPLTPDFKFTNNHHVQPAETRPAEKKVYVAAVATDAMGIGAWTKPGRGQIPYTWQVLMNWAWMNPPALQYFYEDKSPNDYFIGGLSGPGYMYPKAIPAGKWPALTAVGRDLMKRLDLRVLEIMDYSEGNRHLGNTDLPKEVVDRYYAQYPDAIGFINGYGTARTFDLRDGRPLISYDYYLDVQRPVDEAAADLEELIQLNPQRPYFLLLHVRESNTVEKVSQILGSLSEPVEVVPLDVFLKLAASAKTYRTNFEQPTDPVDRNP